The Oceanimonas doudoroffii genome includes a region encoding these proteins:
- a CDS encoding phosphatase PAP2 family protein, giving the protein MRWDLKGWLGLQLLAGLLLITWWQGYWQELDESVFWWFNGRLVTQPGFAELVAFVNQRWIDGAVALLMALFVFRHAWLASGRERARICCLLLIMAGCFSLQAAAGKALPIERPSPTKVFEQAERISELVPHIKAKDASGDSFPSDHGIGFATFLLFALYRFPRRYLYAVVPLVLALAMPRVMSGAHWLTDFLCGSIPLALITAAWLFHTPLAHWLTETLVAPAEKLLRRWQLQG; this is encoded by the coding sequence ATGCGATGGGATCTTAAAGGTTGGCTTGGCCTGCAATTACTGGCGGGTCTGCTGCTGATCACCTGGTGGCAGGGATACTGGCAGGAACTGGATGAAAGTGTGTTTTGGTGGTTCAACGGCCGCCTAGTGACGCAGCCTGGCTTTGCCGAGTTGGTAGCCTTCGTCAATCAGCGCTGGATTGACGGTGCGGTGGCGCTGTTGATGGCGTTGTTCGTGTTTCGGCACGCTTGGCTGGCATCGGGCAGAGAGCGGGCGCGTATCTGCTGCTTGCTGTTGATCATGGCTGGTTGCTTCTCGCTGCAGGCGGCGGCGGGCAAGGCGCTGCCCATTGAACGGCCGAGTCCAACCAAGGTATTTGAGCAGGCGGAACGGATCAGTGAGTTGGTGCCCCATATCAAGGCCAAGGACGCTTCGGGAGACTCCTTTCCCAGTGATCACGGCATTGGCTTCGCCACCTTTTTGCTGTTTGCCCTCTATCGCTTTCCGCGTCGTTACCTTTACGCTGTGGTTCCCTTGGTGCTGGCCCTGGCCATGCCAAGGGTCATGTCCGGGGCCCACTGGCTCACCGACTTTCTCTGTGGCTCCATCCCCCTGGCGTTGATCACCGCCGCCTGGCTGTTCCACACGCCGCTGGCCCACTGGCTGACCGAAACCCTGGTGGCCCCGGCTGAGAAATTGCTGCGGCGCTGGCAACTTCAGGGTTAA
- a CDS encoding 8-oxoguanine deaminase — protein MQNPNNTLWIKSPLATLDSTCAGGVVISGDTIVELVPEGKTPQHAIDQIFDAGEHVLLPGLINAHHHFYQTLTRAHPVALNKELFSWLTSLYPVWAKLQPEMVAASTQIALAELLLSGCTTANDHHYLFPQGLEQAIDIQVEQSRRLGVRVHLTRGSMSLGQDQGGLPPQSTVQTEDAILADSERLIDRYHEHADGAMVRVALAPCSPFSVSSELMKASAELAERHDVQLHTHLAETHDETEFCERMFGMRPVDYLESVGWLNNRTWLAHGIHFNEEEIARLGKAGVGISHCPSSNMLLASGMCPTLDLEAAGCPVGLGVDGSASNDGSNMILEVRQALLLQRLRYGARRITHQKVIDWATRGSAACLGRHDIGEIAVGKQADLALFRLNDIQFAGAGDPLAALVLCGAQRADRVMVAGRWRVTDGTIEGLDIEALKARQRELAAQLR, from the coding sequence ATGCAAAACCCCAACAACACACTCTGGATTAAATCTCCCCTTGCGACGCTCGATTCGACCTGTGCCGGTGGCGTGGTGATCAGCGGCGACACCATTGTCGAGCTGGTGCCCGAGGGGAAAACACCGCAGCATGCCATTGATCAAATCTTTGATGCCGGCGAGCACGTGCTGCTGCCGGGCCTGATCAATGCCCATCACCATTTCTACCAGACCCTGACCCGTGCCCATCCGGTGGCGTTGAACAAGGAGCTGTTTTCCTGGCTGACTTCGCTCTACCCGGTATGGGCGAAGCTGCAGCCGGAAATGGTGGCAGCGTCCACTCAAATTGCCCTGGCCGAGCTGCTGCTGTCGGGCTGCACCACCGCCAATGATCATCACTACCTGTTTCCGCAAGGGCTGGAGCAGGCCATCGATATTCAGGTGGAGCAATCCCGCCGTCTCGGCGTGCGAGTGCACCTTACTCGGGGCTCCATGAGCCTGGGTCAGGATCAGGGGGGCTTGCCGCCCCAATCCACGGTGCAGACCGAGGACGCGATACTGGCCGACAGTGAACGCCTGATAGACCGCTACCATGAGCATGCCGACGGCGCCATGGTGCGAGTGGCGCTGGCTCCCTGCTCTCCCTTTTCGGTCAGCAGTGAGCTGATGAAGGCCTCGGCCGAACTGGCCGAACGGCATGATGTGCAACTGCACACACACCTGGCCGAGACCCACGATGAAACCGAGTTCTGTGAGCGCATGTTCGGTATGCGTCCGGTGGACTACCTGGAGTCGGTGGGCTGGCTTAATAATCGTACCTGGCTGGCTCACGGCATTCATTTCAACGAGGAAGAAATCGCGCGGTTGGGCAAGGCCGGAGTGGGCATATCCCATTGCCCGTCGTCGAACATGCTGCTGGCCTCGGGAATGTGTCCGACCCTGGATCTGGAAGCGGCCGGTTGCCCGGTGGGCCTTGGCGTTGATGGCTCGGCGTCCAATGACGGTTCCAACATGATACTGGAAGTGCGGCAAGCCTTGCTGCTGCAGCGGTTGCGTTATGGCGCCAGGCGCATTACCCACCAGAAGGTGATTGACTGGGCGACCCGTGGCTCGGCTGCCTGTTTGGGTCGCCATGACATTGGCGAGATTGCCGTGGGCAAACAGGCCGATCTGGCCCTGTTCCGGCTGAATGACATTCAGTTTGCCGGAGCCGGCGACCCGTTGGCGGCGCTGGTGTTGTGTGGTGCCCAGCGGGCCGACAGGGTGATGGTGGCTGGCCGCTGGCGAGTAACCGATGGCACCATTGAGGGCCTGGATATAGAGGCCCTCAAGGCACGGCAGCGTGAGCTGGCGGCGCAGTTGCGTTGA